The following DNA comes from Fusarium fujikuroi IMI 58289 draft genome, chromosome FFUJ_chr03.
TGAGAACATCATAAGTCCAGCGAACACCCTCGCGCATAGCAAGGATATCGAGATCATTGCcgaagaagttgaggttgatgttgggtTGGACAAGAGGATTGTTGCTGTTAAGTGTGACTTGACCTTCAGAAAGTGGACGGAGAAGGTCGACGATGACGGTCATGTAGTTACCCTTCTCAGGAACGGGGTAGTGCCATTGGAAAGCAGTGCTGAACATGCCAACAAAGTCGAGCTCGAAGTGAGGTTGGCCCTTGGGACCGAAGGGATCGAGCCCGCCGTTTGCAGCCTTGGCTTCACGGTAGGATTGGTGCTGCTCGAGGCGCTCATCGATACGGGGAAAGCCTACGAGTTCAAGAAGACCAGAGCTGACGGGGCCGGTCTTGTCGCGCTTGTACTGAGCGACAGCAGCGCTGTTGGCGGCACCGTTTCGAAGGATGTAGTTCTCCAGACCGAAGCCATCCTTGACTTGGAGAACGAAAGGAACGATAGGgtggtcaagaagatgctggcCAACGTGAGGAGATTCGAGCTTGACGTTGATACCGTTCTTCTGGAGTTCCTGGGCGGGACCAACACCAGAAAGCATGAGAAGCTTGGGGGTTTCGAAAACACCCTGAGACAGAATAACTTCCTTGCTGGCGAAGACACTGAGCTCTCCCTTAGTGTCAGGATTGATGACAGTAACACCAAGACAAGTGTTGGTGCGAGGATCAATGATCAGCTCCTTGGACTGAACACCGTAGAGGATATTGACATTGGGCTTGTTCTTGAGATACAAGAAACTTCCCTGTCGCTGACCCCCATGGATCGTATCAACACAATGCGTAAGACCCCTCATCTCACCATCGTAAATATTCTCCGTCAAGACTTCACCCTTTGAGACCCACGCTTCAGTCAAAGCATCACGCCACGGCTGCATCTCAGGAACAAGATCAGCATGCGCAATCTGAATAGGGCCCCCGGTGCCAATCTTCCCCAGCTCAGCGGGATAAAGCCCCTCCTCATCATGATAAGTCGCACACTTGCGAAGATACTCCACACAACCATCCCAGTTCCAATCCTCGCCGCCGAAAGCCTCCCAGTCGTCGAAAGTGGGCTTTGAGCCGGGGATCCAGGTGAAGTAGTTGGCGCAGGATGAACCGCCGAGGACTTTTCCGCGGGTGTTGGGCTTCTCGATGCGCTCGTAGTCGTCGCGCTTGATCATGGTGGACTTGTAGGCCCAGTCGTGCTTGCTGCCGCGCAGGTTGAAGGCCTTGGAGGGCGTGGTGATTTCGGGGATTTGGTGCGGGTTGGGGATGCCGGcttcgacgatgaggatgcggACGTGGGGGTTTTCGGCGAGACGGCCTGCTACAGTGTTTCCTGCTGTGCCGCcgccgacgatgatgaagtcgtACTCATTTCCGTTTGCGACGAATGCCATTTTGCTGAACTTGATATGCTGAAGTAGATGTGTTGAAGGTGCTTGAAGAGTGAGGGGATGAGATGAGTCTACTGAAGAAGTAGAAGAGTTTGTAGTAGTTGAGATGCTTGTGATGAAGTCTGAGTGATTGCTGGAttgcaaaacaccaaaacccATCGTGAGCCGTgatatttatatatctcaTCTTGCAATGTCGTCACTGACCAACTTCTCCATGTTCAAGATGCACATCCCCGACATACGCGTCTCACGGCATCGACATGCCGACATTTCTGCTGTAACATTGATGTTTGCTTCTATGCGGATCTCTCGGTGTTCAGCCAGTGACGTATTCCCCGTACGAAAACTCGAGCACTTTCGAGGCACAGTCAAGCCTCATCTGCAAAAACTCGCAAATCCCGCACAAAACCCGTGTTACAAAGAATCTGACAAAGATGCCGAGTCAGCTCCGGTATCTGTTTCTAGAACAGCTTCGCTCGGGGTCCAGTTTTAGCGGCTCTTCGGCAGGGAGTACACTAGCCGCAAGCAGTAATACTACCGGGAACACCGAGTCCACTCTCTAGATTGCGGCTTAGAAAAGTAGCAGCTGTGATTGGGCTTGCATGGGGATTGTTCGCGATAACCTCTATCTTATCGAAATGTTGGAACAGAGGCCCGCAGAGATGAGATCCATTTCTTATCTGTCGGGGCGGGCTCGGCATTGACAATGCCGTAATGAGGAGTGCAAAATTTATCTTAAGGCTGGGGAATTCCCTCGTTTCTTTCTCGTCATTGAAACTACGAattgttcttcttcattaCGTTTAATTTCAGCCTTTCAAAATGTCTAATCCTGTGTATACTTTGACTGAGGGTAGGTCTGAGTCGCCAACATGTCCTGGCCCAGCTAACTAGTGTAGGTCAGCCTGTTCGCGACCCCTCCGTGAGCACTACCCTCCCCGTctttggcggcggcggtCTCACAACTCTTGGTGAtacccttctccttgagactCTGGCCCATTTCAGCCGAGAGCGCATTCCTGAGCGGTAAGTCTCCCATCTAATTGCACCTTCACCGCACACAAGAACTTAGCTAACAAACATCACAGAGTCGTTCACGCCAAAGCTGCTGGTGCCTGGGGAGAATTCGAAGTTACAAACCCTGAAATCGCTCAATTGACTTGCGCCAAGTTTCTCGACACCGCTGGCAAGAAGACTCAGGTTCTCTTCCGTCTCAGTACCACTGGTGGTGAGAAGGGCAGCGCCGATACTGTTCGCGATGTCCGAGGTTTCTCTGTCAAGTTCTTTACTGAGGAAGGAAACTACGACATTGTCGGAAACCATGTTGTAAGTGTCGATCCTGTGATTGATGGTGAATCTTTTGTTGACCACCTTAGCCTGTCTTCTTTGTTCGCGATCCGATGCGATTCCCTTCGTTGAACCGAAGCCACAAGCGACATCCCGCTACCAACCGACCTGATGCTACCATGGTGAGTTATCTAGTTTGAGTTTGGTGCTGTGACTACATGATCTAATGTTCTTAGTTCTGGGACTTTCACGTCAACCAACCCGAGAGTGTTCACACCCTGATGCATCTCTTCGGAAGCCGTGGTCTCCCCGACTCTATCCGCCGCGTCACCGGCTTCGGAGTTCACACATTCAAGCTCATTGATAGCTCTGGCCGTCCCCGATACTGCAAATTCCACTTCCGTCCCGAGACTGGCCACACCAGCTTTGCCTCTGCtgacgaggctgagaagaaggccggtGCTAATGCTGATTACCATACTGAGGATCTCTGGGATGCTATCGCCCGTGGCGAGTATCCTGTCTGGAAGCTGTATGTTCAGATCATGGAGCCTGAGAGGGCTGAGACCTTTGGTCGGGCTTTGTTCGACATTACCAAGATTTGGTCCCATAAGGAGTTTCCTTTGATTGAGGTTGGAAAGATGACGTTGAACAAGAACGTAAGTTCATCACTGGAAGACAAGGATGACCCAAGTACTGACGGATCATAGCCTGAGAACTACTTCGCCGAGATTGAGCAAGCTGCCTTCTCGCCATCGAACTTGGTCCCTGGTATCGCCATGACCCCCGATCCAATGCTTCAGGCTCGCATGTTCGCCTACCCCGACGCCCAGCGATACCGCCTCGGCTCCAACTACGCCCAACTCCCTCCTAACCGCCCCATTGCACCCGTATACGCCCCCTTCGTCCGCGACGGTattaccaccaccaagaactaCGGCGGTGATCCCAACTACGTTCGAAGCACTCTCAGCCCCGGCGTCACCACCCAATCCATCACTCAGATCACACACCACGAGCGCATCGCCGCTAACGCACTGCTGGGTCTGAACGAGATCCccgttgacgatgaggactttGTTCAGCCTCGGGATCTGTGGAGGAGGGtctttgatgatgctgagaaggagaagtttgTTGGCAATGTTGTTGGAAGCTTGGCTGGCACACCTACTCCTTTACGAGAGGCTGTCGTTGCTATGTTTAGCaaggttgatgctgagattgGTCAGCGAatgatggccaagatcaaggaggatgCTACTCATCTTTAGATATTGAGAGGAAAGAACTTCTGGCTTAGACTTAATGAAATAGATCAGCGATAAACGTATAGAATGCTTAGAATAgacctcttcgtcttcataaTGCCAATGCGCGTAATATGAAATATACGTTAAGACGGGTGTTTAGTAACTTACCAACTATAGAAGTCAATTAAGCGCTGGTATTCTTAGCAGGGGGCTCCTAGGCCAGTAAAACAACGTGCATATCACGTCACCAAGACTCTCTTGTCCCTTTATAATAAGAGAATAATTTATAGAATTTCCAAACAAAATCAATATGAAAGATCAAGAGTTTTATTTAACTGGCTTCTGATATAGAACCTAAAGCAGATCATTTAAAAATCTAGCTATGTGATATGCCGATTTTCAGCAGTGCTTGTTACGATTAGCCTTGTTTCAACCTACCCCGCAACGTTAGGGAGCAAGTCACCTAATCAGGGCAATAGGCTGACCGCAAGGCATTATAGACAGCCATACGACCAAACGGCTTCCCCGTATTCCTTTAAGGGTGACTGGCCCCTTTTAGAGGTAATTCGCGACTCAAGTTTTTGATCTCTTTGAACGCACGCCATCGGTAATAAGTAAGGTTTTCCGTGGAAGACTTTTCATTATGGCATATAGCACCCTTTGTCCGACCTGTACACGTGCTCTGCACTTCGACCAGGCCAGTTGGGAGGAGGAAAGGCGCAATAGCTCTATGTGGCCTCTGCGACGGCACCACGACTCACTAGGGTCGTTTCGAAAAGCAGCCTCACAGAATTGTTACATTTGTTGCAGAGTATGGGACATGCTTATATCCGGCAAGGCGACTAGTGCCGAGCGTGAACCTACCTGGAAAGAGGGCTCGGAAACAGATTGGGATGGCATGCATTACGTTGTCCAGCACGATCATGATTCACCGGCAATTCTTCTCATGATTTGTTGCCCCGGCTCGAAACAGCACTCACATTATATACCGTTTGAATTAATGCCAAGAAACGGTGAGTGgtgctttctctttttcaAGCCAGTCCACATTGAAAGAAAACTAACTTCGGTGGAAGACAACTACTGGATTCGGTATGATGCTCGGCCATCAttgtcatcttcaacctcatctcctTCCACACTTAGACTGATCTCCAAATGGATCCAGTCATGTCAAAAGGGTCACAAATCGAGTATCTGTACGAAGGATGTTACGCCTTGGCAACCTACGCGTTTGCTAGACATAGGTCGATCCAAAGATGAAACCTGCAGAATTGTTTTGCGACCACAGAACATTACTCAGACCCGCACATATATCACACTGAGCTACAGATGGGACGCAAAAAAACAACCTCGACTGTTGTCCTCAAATATTGATGAACTACTTCGAGGCTGGGCAATACGAACACTCCCAAAAACATTCAGAGACACCATAGTTGTCGCCCGTGCCCTTGGCGTAAGACACCTATGGATCGATGCATTGTGTATTATTCAAGATTCTCATGAAGATTGGGAGCGTGAGTCTGCATGCATGGGCTTAGTTTACTCCAATGGACTATGTAACATTGCTGCCTCGGCATCTGATGGACCAGATGGTGGCTTGTTTCGGAGTAGAAATGCCGAAAGCATCCGCCTAGGATGTGTTCGAGCGAATCCTCTTCCTGAAACTCGAAGTCAGACATTTAACATCATCGACACTCTTTACACCCACCGGCAGCTACGGTACACACCTTTCTTCAAAAGAGGATGGGTATTTCAAGAGAGAATGCTTGCGCCAAGAGTGATTTACTTTGCAGAAGAGCAGGTATTCTGGGAATGCCACCAAGAACTGAAATGCGAAGCATTCCCAACTGGTATCCCTTTCGCTGGTTCTTTCAAGGCACTACTTCCAGAACGATTAACCACTTTGTCGGCTTGGTCACGGGGAAAGTGTGTGCCATGCACCATGTTCCGACAATGGAATCGTGCTGTTCAGGATTATTCGGATAGCCAGTTCACGTTCATAAGCGACAAACTTCCTGCTTTTATGGGAATCGCCAGCTATTTCGAACCCTTTATGGAAACAGACTACGCCTTTGGTATGTGGaatgttggtcttgagagGCAGCTGGGATTCTCGGTAGAATACCCGGTCGTGAAACAGAGTAAAGACTATCGAGCGCCATCATGGTCTTGGGCATCCCTCGATGGTCCTGtactatatacttacttACTCTCCGGAGAAAACCCCAAGACTTTCATGCATATTCAATTCGAAGAAGACGGGTTTTTGCAGGGCCAACTACATTTACAAGGAGTCTTAACTCATGCTACCTACTCTCATGCAacgtcaagaaggaagtcaAATGTAGTTTTGGAAGACGGGACAAGCCTCGATCTAATACTTTTAAAAGATCATTTGGGGGTTGTTTTCAGCAAAGGCACAAAGCTCACGCTTCTAGCGTTTGAGTCTTCACGTGATCCATCCCCATTTTTGGACTGCGTTGTTCTGGAGCCGATTCTTTGTACCTGGCCTGTAACGAATTATAGGCGAATTGGTTTTGCCCATGTATTTCAAAAAGAGGAGTTCAATTCTGAATTACTCGAACCAGAGAAATTTCGCTCACTAGGGGTCACATTTACGGATAGTTCGGCTAGTACTGAGGCATCAAGACTTTCGAGCTTGATTATGATTTAACTAGTTATGTTTGCAATTACCGCGCTAACATTGCTATTCGTCATCTGCGCGAGTACTGACTTACCATTTTTCGACTGTGAGAACTAAGAGGGAGTGGCTGTTATTGAAGAGAGATTGTTGTTTGCTTTTCGAAAGGAATCGCGACTGTTTCCGAATGGAAACTTTGAAAAGTTGATTCGAGGCTTAGAATGGGCTGTGTGTTGGATTATTTATCACGTCGTTTGTTCTTCAAGGCCCTGCTGCTAAGGAGTTTTATCATTGAACCTCTTCAAAGGTGTGATTGGATCTATCAGCATTGGGTCTAAGAGTATCTGGCATCTCCAATATCCATTTCGGTGATCCTGGCTGTAATGAGTCAATCTGTTTCGCAGCAAAGCGCTCTGTAGGCACGGCCGAACATTCTTTGCTCAATGACTGAGTGGGGAGGGGCAATCACGACTGGTGTGTCAAAGACAAGATATCTGTGCTTTATTGGTTAATTAATTGACTGGTATCCAATCACCCGATGACTCTATGAGCTAATATTGCTAATACGAGGTCAACGACTGGTGAAAAAGGGATCACCCTCGGCATAACGGCCGTAGGGTAAAATAATAGAGCCGAGAGGATTTATACTTTTGGGACGGCAAATTATGGAATACGAGCCGCTGCTACTGTTACATAGAACTGCAGGCATATGCCTGGCCAGTTGGAACGGCTCACGTGCGCATTGACCTAGAGAAATTGGTTATTATTTACTCTTTTTGCAAGCATGCAAAAGTCATTAACATATCACCTTGGTAGAGACTGAAATATGGTATACTACAATCGACTGTACCTTGTATAGATCTGTGGCTCAAGGCCTAAAGTCATAACataaagcttaagctttaggcagtaaattattactattgAGGACTTGTGACTGTACTTTAGGAGGTAGCAGCATTGGGAAACACAAATATTTGGTATCGATCACGATATTTAACCCCTAAAATTCGGTAAATAGTACTTAACGGAACCCGGCTAAATAAACAATTAAACTAGCATTCCTATTATTTTCGGGTTGTATCGGCATGTTGGTTAACGGCTAATGGTTCCTGAATGCCGAAGCTAAAATCCCGCCTTACCCGGCTACGTAATGCAGCTTGTAAACTCTATTAAACCCCTGGTGAACTATAGACAGGGTACTCGGCATACGATCTTCAACATGTAATTCTTATGCTATAAATAAGGATGCCGAGTCCTGATGAAAAGGATCATCTTAAGCACAAATACAATTCCTTGCAAAGTCCAATCAAGAGCAACAATGTTAGGCATCAAGTCCATTCTCCTTTGTTGCCTCCTTTTCGGAGCAGTTCAAGCGTAAGTAAATCCCCAGAAATCTAAGGAGCGCTAACTAATATGCTGCGGATGATAAGAATCACTGCTCAACAGAAGCCCACTGATCCAAAGAACCACAAGCCAACGAATCACCTACACCTGGCAAAGCGTTCGGTGACAGACCATGATAAGCTTACTGATCACCCGCATCTTGCAAGACGTACGATCGACAAGCCTAGCAAACCGACTATTCACCCAAAACTCGTTAAGCGGTCGGTCCATGAGCGCTTTAACGAATCTCTCGCTTAATAATGGATAGATATTTCTCATACAGTGAGTGCGTAACGACtaagatgttgaagttgtgatGACTAACAAAAGTGCTAGGCTTATTTAAAGGTGTAGGGACAAGGGGAGCAAAGAAGACTCAGGATCTTGATTCTAAGTAATAGAAAAAGATTAGATAACTTGGTATAAGCTTAGGATATCTGTGCTAAGTTGAGGGAATATTTTGACAAATTTATTTGATACCTTATAATCTTCTAATATTCCCATACTCCTGTCAAGAGGGTAAACTCTTTACTTAGGTAAAAGGGTGTACCTGTGATAAATTTAGTGATCGATGCCATTTAGTCGTCATAGAGTGGCTGTGAAGTAGTGGATAGCCTGTGTGATTCGGCCGAGTGTTATCATTCGACGTTGTGCTTTTAAAACAGTGTCTTGTACAGGACAGCAGCTTGGCTGCTTTGAATTCGCAAAATCAGACTTAATAAAACACGGCCTCTTAGGAACTTGATCTATAATGAACTATTGCAATCTGGTTATGTATCGAATCTAGTAAATGAAAGAATCTCTAGAGGTAGAAACACAATCAACGCCTCGAAACCAAGTgaccctcaccctcacccaTGACCAAATTCTGAGACGCAAGGAAATAAGAAAATCCAGCCTTCTTCGCCTTACCAAACCAATCTAAGATAGAAATACTAGGAAGTTTGTTCAAACTATCATCAGCGCGCACAACGCCTGCGAAATCCTCCACGAAAGCGCGTTGATGTGCTTCATGTTGCAAAACGTTGTATCCTTCACCCCCAGCACTCGAGCTCAAGACAGAGTCCTGGATAGCCTTGACAATGTCACCGGTAGGAAGTACATCTACTGAGCCAGTGACCCCCTCAAAAGATGGTCGGACGCCAAGGAActtgacgatgctgaagagtTCGTCGACGATCGAGGCTTGATCCGTCTTGGTTTGCGCCTTACTGCTCACAGTGGGACGGTGCGCGTAGACGGGAAGGCCGATTGAACCAGCAGCGTTTCGCAGGAATGTCTCTGAAGCCCACTTTGTAGCCACGTAACCATCGCTACCATCAGTAGGTGGTGTAacaacatctccatcatAAATCTTGACAGCTCCAGATGACAGGAAATGCAATGGTATCGAGCGGCCAGAAGAAGCGGCGAATCTGACCAACTCTTTCACGGAGTCCAAGTTATCTGGTTTGAGAACCTCGTATCTGTCCCAGAAAGACCGATTAGCTGCAGAGTGGATGATCACATCGGTTTCCTCAGCAAGACGAGAGTATGTCGATGCAGAAAGACCTAGGCCTGGTTTCGACAGGTCGCTTTCGATAACTCTGACTTTGCTGCTTGAGCTGGTACTCAGCTTCTCGTTGTTCACTGACCGCACCAGGCAGTGGACTCGTGTAACTCGGGGGTCCTCGACGAGTGCTGGTACGAGATGACGACCAAGGTAGCCTGCTGAACCAGTAAGGAGGACCGTGATGTCGGTAATCTTGTTCACAGGACGCAACGCCACAGCACCTTGAAGGCCATTTGGCAGCGCAGTCTCCTGGTCCCAATCAATGACACCGACAGATCCACAGctctcaagaacaacagccATTGTACCGAGCGTGCTAGCTCCCATGAGCGCAACTAGCTTTGGCGCTGT
Coding sequences within:
- a CDS encoding related to alcohol oxidase, translated to MAFVANGNEYDFIIVGGGTAGNTVAGRLAENPHVRILIVEAGIPNPHQIPEITTPSKAFNLRGSKHDWAYKSTMIKRDDYERIEKPNTRGKVLGGSSCANYFTWIPGSKPTFDDWEAFGGEDWNWDGCVEYLRKCATYHDEEGLYPAELGKIGTGGPIQIAHADLVPEMQPWRDALTEAWVSKGEVLTENIYDGEMRGLTHCVDTIHGGQRQGSFLYLKNKPNVNILYGVQSKELIIDPRTNTCLGVTVINPDTKGELSVFASKEVILSQGVFETPKLLMLSGVGPAQELQKNGINVKLESPHVGQHLLDHPIVPFVLQVKDGFGLENYILRNGAANSAAVAQYKRDKTGPVSSGLLELVGFPRIDERLEQHQSYREAKAANGGLDPFGPKGQPHFELDFVGMFSTAFQWHYPVPEKGNYMTVIVDLLRPLSEGQVTLNSNNPLVQPNINLNFFGNDLDILAMREGVRWTYDVLTTGKGFKDIVTGEYPWRMPLESDEEMKRAVLDRSQTGFHPCGTARLSKNIQQGVVDSRLRVHGIKNLRIADASVIPVIPDCRIQNSVYMIGEKGADMIKADHPEIFGQAPIRANPFTSRL
- a CDS encoding probable catalase isozyme P, with the protein product MSNPVYTLTEGQPVRDPSVSTTLPVFGGGGLTTLGDTLLLETLAHFSRERIPERVVHAKAAGAWGEFEVTNPEIAQLTCAKFLDTAGKKTQVLFRLSTTGGEKGSADTVRDVRGFSVKFFTEEGNYDIVGNHVPVFFVRDPMRFPSLNRSHKRHPATNRPDATMFWDFHVNQPESVHTLMHLFGSRGLPDSIRRVTGFGVHTFKLIDSSGRPRYCKFHFRPETGHTSFASADEAEKKAGANADYHTEDLWDAIARGEYPVWKLYVQIMEPERAETFGRALFDITKIWSHKEFPLIEVGKMTLNKNPENYFAEIEQAAFSPSNLVPGIAMTPDPMLQARMFAYPDAQRYRLGSNYAQLPPNRPIAPVYAPFVRDGITTTKNYGGDPNYVRSTLSPGVTTQSITQITHHERIAANALLGLNEIPVDDEDFVQPRDLWRRVFDDAEKEKFVGNVVGSLAGTPTPLREAVVAMFSKVDAEIGQRMMAKIKEDATHL
- a CDS encoding related to tol protein, whose amino-acid sequence is MAYSTLCPTCTRALHFDQASWEEERRNSSMWPLRRHHDSLGSFRKAASQNCYICCRVWDMLISGKATSAEREPTWKEGSETDWDGMHYVVQHDHDSPAILLMICCPGSKQHSHYIPFELMPRNGEWCFLFFKPVHIERKLTSVEDNYWIRYDARPSLSSSTSSPSTLRLISKWIQSCQKGHKSSICTKDVTPWQPTRLLDIGRSKDETCRIVLRPQNITQTRTYITLSYRWDAKKQPRLLSSNIDELLRGWAIRTLPKTFRDTIVVARALGVRHLWIDALCIIQDSHEDWERESACMGLVYSNGLCNIAASASDGPDGGLFRSRNAESIRLGCVRANPLPETRSQTFNIIDTLYTHRQLRYTPFFKRGWVFQERMLAPRVIYFAEEQVFWECHQELKCEAFPTGIPFAGSFKALLPERLTTLSAWSRGKCVPCTMFRQWNRAVQDYSDSQFTFISDKLPAFMGIASYFEPFMETDYAFGMWNVGLERQLGFSVEYPVVKQSKDYRAPSWSWASLDGPVLYTYLLSGENPKTFMHIQFEEDGFLQGQLHLQGVLTHATYSHATSRRKSNVVLEDGTSLDLILLKDHLGVVFSKGTKLTLLAFESSRDPSPFLDCVVLEPILCTWPVTNYRRIGFAHVFQKEEFNSELLEPEKFRSLGVTFTDSSASTEASRLSSLIMI